The Molothrus aeneus isolate 106 chromosome 9, BPBGC_Maene_1.0, whole genome shotgun sequence region TGGCAGTAGGCATTTCTGTTCTCCCCTGGGTATAAGAACACTGGCCAGTAAAATCTTCTAGGTTCTGCATCATTTCATAGTCTTCATTACTGAAAATTTactgctctgcctccctggcTTGCTCCTGTACTCCTGCTCCCTGGATCAGTGGAATTCCTTTTTCATCCTGCTTTAAGTGGTAGCAAGCACAGCAGACTGACTGTTATCCATGGGAAATCCTTATGGGATGATCTGTCTTACAAGACCCACACACTGCCTTGTCCACTCCAGTGCTCCTCATGGCAGTTTCTCTGTCCCTGAACACCCTCTGTAGCCTTATTTACAGACTTGCAGTGTGACATGATGGTTTAATACAGTGTCTAAAGCTAAAATACAGACACTGAGACATGAAGGACAACTGAGTGGGCAGAGAAATGGCACGAAGCACAAGTAGCCCTGCCCGTGGCACAGCAGCTCTAGGACTGTCacttttcagcttctcagaTCCCCTTCCCCTCAAAACATGAGTCTggagagagggggagggaaggtcAGAGGAGGCAGATGGGTCTCAAACTCTGGTTTTCTTTTACCTGTGTTTCTTTCCATTCTATTTAACTTTAAACCCAAGTGATTAGGTTGGTTCTTGGTCCCTTGCAATTTAGTAATACAATCATGCCTTAGCCTAAGAGGCATTAAAACTAAACCCCATCAGAGGCAACAGCTGTGCTCAAGGAGAAATGCATGAGCTGGCAACAGTTGGTTTCTGGTTCTGGCAGTTCTCTTTGCTGCACAGGAAAGGTGAAGCCCACACAAGTGGCCCATGCTCCATCTCCAAACCTGGCCACCTCAGAGGTTGCATTGTTTGGTTGGAAGGACAGAACTCAGCTGGGCAAaggcacaaagctctgtgtgtcccagggGTGGCTGCCTGCACaagcctgtcctgctgctgcttctccagctagcacagccctgctctgagcagcctctcCAACAAGGCAGCTAAGCAGTTTGCTGTGCAGAGAATGAATCAGCCCTGAGTGGGTTTGGAGGtaaaaaggcagagcagagaacacTCCAATATAAACCACCAGAATAATGCTGACTTTAGACCTGAGAAGACTGGCTTAGTTGTGgcatgtttgttttgttttgtatggTTGTGTGTTGGGACAGGACTGAAATCTCTGCAGGGTTTAGAGTTCACCCTCATGTCTTCAGATTACTCAGCAAGCTCTTTGCTAGGCTACAAAGTCTTTGTTTGCTCTCCCCTTGCTCTAGATCTTCCAAGGATTTGCTTTTCTAGATTTTTAGTGAGTAGAAAACAGCATAAGCCAAATTACCAAGTAGTTTCATTGACCACATTTTGCTTTTGCAATAGAAATCTTTAATACAAGCAATCTATGACATGAGCTGACTGATTTTGCCCAAGTATTTTAACAGCTAGGAGACTCTTAGTAGGTCTGTAGCAGAAGCTGGGCTTTTGAGCACTTACCTCCCTGCAAGTCTGAGCTCTAAAGAGAAGAGTCCAAAACAGGTATAAAgctaaaaagaaagaagtatgTGCCTTTAAGTTTGCTTTGTCTGCTGTACTATAAAAAGAAGCATGACAGATACTACTTAGGTTTAGATTAAGCTGGCTTTCAGGATATTTCTGTAAATAAGGTTTGGGGTTACAGTTGACAACATGAGAATATCTCCAATCAGAGGCAAAGGAAGAGAGTCTAAAGGTGTAGATTAGATTATTTGGTCTAGTGTGGTTCTCTAAGACGCATTTCATCTGATTTAACTGTACATATATTAATCTCACTCGACCCAGACCAGGAATGACCCTGACAAGAAGGAACACAGTCAGGGGGTGGTGTCCTTCTGAACTGTCAGAGCTATGGTTCATGGCTGTCTGGCATTTTCTAGTTATCAGCTCTGTGAGTCTTTGTGCTTCAAACTGCTGCTGTTTATCTATCACAGGATTCATCGTGATCTATAAAAGCTTTTCAATTACATGTTTGCAATGAAAATACGAGGACTGAGACACTTTTGGCATTTGTAActttattgcagaaaaaaaaatccactatcaacatattttacaaaCAAAGTTGCACTTTGGTGTTGGGCGAGTTTTTCCTCACCCCTTTCCCCTGCACAGCGACGCATGGGAAACCAGAACAACCAGCCTCTGCCCTTTTGATTGTGTGCAGACACACTTCCCAGATATGCCAGCCTGCACCAGTTCCAGCCAGGATGGAGTTCTATTTTCCACCACTAACTTGCCAACTTTGTGCCGAAAACCAGCAGCACCCTGCCCTCCGGCAGGGGAAACAAGTCTGTAGCTAGGGAGATCACCCTGTGCAGACAATACTTGATACAAAAGCTTTGGAGCTGTGACAATTGCTCTTTAGTTCTCATGCAATCATAGAAGAGAACCAACCCTCTTCCCTATTTTACTGGGCATAAATACACAGATGGAAGGCCAAACTGAAGCCCAACTGCACTGCAGCCATTTGTCAGCCactctggaagcagcagcacagggaggaggaaCTGCTGCCTTACCCAGTTCATCTATTTGACCCAGACCCGTTCTGCTCCATCTTTGGGCTTTCCAGGTAACTTGAGCTCAGCTGATAGGGAATTACCCTTTACCCTGCTATGACAACCACTAacagcactggggaaaaaaaggtactTTTGCAAGTGAGGCCTGGTATCTGTCTTTGTGGGGTTCAGTGATGTTGCTCctaaaaggagaggagaaactGAGGCTTGTAGAGAAACGTGGCAGATAAACTCTAGCCCTTGTATCCTGAGGGAGCAACTGGCTTAGTCAAAAATCAAACACTCTAGAGAAGGCATGTGTTTCCATTTTCCTGCAGTCAAATCTGAGTTAGAAAACAGGAGCAGGTGTAATTACATGAAGATTGTCATGTCACACACACTCCGGTCTTCTTGAGGCAAGGGCACCAAAAGCTCCTCTGATTTATACTCAGAGGCTCTAGTCTATGGGTTTCCTTGAGAGGCCTCAAGAGCCTTGGATGCAGTCTACAGCAGTGATATTTTGAGGCAAAAGTGCAGAATCTAATCAGCATAACACCaagaaagggaaggggaggaaggcaCCTACATCCAGGATCTGTCCTCATGACAAGACACAACTGGCTCAAAAGACTAACATAAGAAAGTAGAGGAGCTCTGACCTTGCATAGCATAGGAGGGAGAGCAAAGCACCAGCTTTGTACAACTTCCAGCAACCAGATGCTCGAAGCAAAATGGGAGGTACCTGAGGAAAGGCTTGTGTTAGCCCAGGCATGGAAATGGACTAAAGCATTTACTGGGCCTGGGAAAGGAGTTTACACATATGCCAAAAGCATCAAGTGTAGGAGACATGGTTTCCTAATTGTGGTGAGACCAAATTAGTGTGTCTAATTGGCAATAGACTGAGTCCTATCAAGCTCAGTTAAGCTAACATTATGTTCAATTTCCTCCCAGCAACTTCAAAGCAACATCAAGTAGCAGGGGCACTTCTCCAGTGGCCACAAAACACTTTTCCCTGGTTGAAGAGAAAAGGTATGCATCAGGAAGGAAGCAGAGTAGTCTTTTATCCTCCTGTAGGTGTCTCAGGATGGGTAATGCCAATCCTGGGGCTAAAGCTGAAAcaggaacaaaaacaaaagtgcaagaaaacccccaaaacaaacaaccttaaaaatacagaacaagAGGGAGCCCAAGAGAACTGATTTCCACATCCTTGGCTTCCTCAGAAAACAGCAGTCTCCTTTGCTGGCACTGTGCTGATACCACCACTGTTAAGAGCCCTAGTCTGAAACACTAGCCCCCCTCCTTTGAAGGCAGCAGCCACCAAGACCAACAGAAGAGATCCATGCAGGACACCATGGCAAAGGTTGTCTTGGCTAATTGGTTGCCACACTAAAAGGAGGAGACCCCTCTTCAGGGCATTGTTTTGAGgagagcctggagaaaagggtcAGACTTGGGCTCTGATTTGCAGCATAGAAACTTCAACACTGAACTATGGAAAACATCTAAAACCAAAAACCATCTGAAAAGGATCTTTCAGTTGTGTGCAAATCACAGCCCCTCATTCCTCAGCAGATCGTCTGGGACCAAGTCCTCAAGGCCTTTTCCTCTGGGCAGTAGACAGCCTGGTTGCCTAGTAGCTGTAGAGGGAGAGAGGGGTGTCCTCCATCATGTCATCCTAGAAGCAGAGAAGAGGGGCTTTAATGAGACGTCTGCACGGTGGCATCATGGTCCCAGCCTGGGAGActgctgtgcaggcagcacagccttctCAGCCACACCTCACAGCATGGCATCTGCCCAGCCATCCACCTAAACGCTGTCACTGTGCAGTTCCTGGATCTTTGGGCTGTCAgtctctctcctgctgcagcatttgGAGAGAAGAGGTGTGTGCAGGAactgcctgcctgctgcaggcatGTGGAAAACTCTGGCTGTTGAAAACTCCACTCAGCTTGAAACAGCTCAGCTTGCGTGCTTAGCTGCAGTACTCCTCTGTTCCAGAAAGTTCAGGGAGTTATTTGCAGCTTCCCCAGAGCTAGTCCAGCCTCTGGAACCctcatatatttttatattcccAAAGGGTCAAACACAGACAAACAGACAATCTCTCTGGAACAGAGCATAAAATCTGCTTTGTCACAGTTACAAAGCAAATATATCAGAAAACAGGAGAGGGCAGGAAGGTGTCATTTCAGGACAAGCCTGGATGGagctctccttcctctctctaACCTCTCAGCATTCCCCTGCAGAGTGAGGGGAAGGCAGAGAGCTTCTTTAGTGCCCCACCTCGAGACTTGCTGTCTTGACTCAAACCTTGGATGGAAGGAGAGGGACCTAAGGAGGAACAGGAGTGTGTGATcagcactggtgctgctgcaaACACCCAAAGGGCTGCTAATGAGGGAGAGCTGCAAAGCAGTCAGTGGCAAGGCAgcccaggtggggctgggctggaggcagaCTCACCATGGGCAGGTCCTGCAGGCGCCGGAACTCGGTGCGGTTGTTGTGCTGGCGGTAGCGCAGGAATCCCACCAGGGCCAGGATGGCCACCATGACAATGAACACAGAGATCACAGTGATCACCAAGGGGTCAGCCCTCGCTTTACCAGCCAAACTGGGGAGCTCTGCAAGGAGACCAAGGGAATGAGGCCAAAGGAGAGCCCTCAGGGGCTAGAACAGCAAGACTTTGTCTTTTCTGGTTCTGCTCAGTACAACCAAGAGGCAATTTCAGGTAGCTCCAGCCCTTTGCCATGTTTTGTGAGAACAGGTACAAAACAATTACAGAATCTATtacaggctggaaaagacctctgtgATTATCAAtccaacctatgacctaacaccaccttgtcaaccagaccatggcattgagtgccacatccagtctttccttaaacatctccagggacagtgactccaccacctccctgggcagcccattaaAAGCAGAGCCTTTACCTGAATTATCATCACCAACATCCAACACAGAAGTCTTCTCATGCCTGGGCTCCAATGACTGTGCCAGTGTGGGCGTGCTGGTGGGgatggcagctgtgctggcagatgTGGAGCTGGTCATGAGGGGTGTCACCGTCACTGTCACAGTACTGGAAGCAGTGGCAAAGGACGTGCTCCGTACAATGGAGATGGGAGCAGAGGAAGTTCTGGGCTCCACAGTGCTCTCCTCTGTGGTACCCACAGGGCTCGTTCCTGCCTTGGTTTCAGACCTTGCTGCTGTGGGCCTCAGGGTCTGCCCATCAAAAAGCCCTGACTGAGAGCTGTTAGTTGTCGCTGCAAAATAGGAACAAGCAGTTATTTCAAAGGATCCAGTGCAAGCACACTGTTTTGTGGGACTGGACAAGATGGAAGCAAGACTGTAAGAAGGACTGCTGGGACTATAGGAATAGCAGCTTATTGTCAACCCTTTGGAAAACAAGCAGAGCCTttagcacagccacagctgagccACACTATAACCCACAGTGCTTAGAAAGTCCTCTCAGTTTTCATATGTGCCAATCTGCAATGTCAGCCAACCTCAGCTGGGCCCACAAGGCCTGTCCTTGGGGACAAAGGACAAGCAGACAAGCTTAAACAACTTTACACACAGCTGGGGATCACCCCAGACCAAGACACTGGGACAGGCCTCTCATCCCTCCTTACAGGGAGCACAAagggggctgcccagggactgggTAGCAGCATCCCCTGAGGCTGTGTCAGTTGTCACAGAACAGCAGCACCATGTGACACAAGCCAGGGAAAACAATGCAGTTGTGTATGAACACCATGTAAATCAGTGATCAGtcagtatctgccttgcagtgggggTGTGTGACAGCCTGGCAGGCCCCAAGATGGACAAAACTGGGATTGCAGACCCTATAACCAGTCCCCATGCTGCCCAGAGGGATCTGAAGGTAGGGTAGGGTTTCCTGTGGTTGCCCAGGTATGGATGAGCTGTCACTTGTGCTTGCCCATCTCCATGTTATGTGTTAAGGGAGGGTGTGCTTCTCCAGGGAGGCTCCCATTGAGACCCCAGCCCTGATGCCAGAAAGGCCCAGCTAGGCAGTGCTGCTAACACATGCTGTTTCAGATTAGATATATGAAGGATGTCCCTGCACACAATCAATCAGAAAGCAGCCAGCACAATTAACACCAGCATTAATGAGGTTTGCAAAGAGGATGCTGAACTAACATCTTTGCAAATAAATTGCACTGAACTGGCTCTGCTTAGTGTTTCATTcccttcttctccctctctccagttAGCAGGAGAGTGCTCAGACATTTCAGGTTGTGCATCCTTGAGGCAGGACTTTGTgcacaggcaggaaaagcaaaacctcACCCGGCCCAGTGTTCAGAGGAGGCGTGGGGGTTGCACTGCTGGCATCATCCCTTTCTTCAGTTGTGCTGAAAGGCTCTGTGGCTTCATGGCTGGGCTGGTTTTCTTCCAGAGTGCTGGCAGTCAAGGTAGGGGAGGtgatttcagtgctgctgttgaCTGACAAGCTCATGTTGTCATGCTCAGGATGTGTAACTGTGATGTCCGCAGGACTGGCAGTGGTAGAAGCCTGCAGTCTCTCTGCCTTGGAGCCTGCCATGGGGGTGGTGGGGATGAAGGCATCCTCCACCTCTGTAGAATGGGcccccatggcactgagtgtTGCAGCAGTCAGGTTTTTCTCCAGGCCTGTCTGAGGAATGGCAGCAGTCACTGGAGGAACATCAGAGGCTTCCCTTGGCCGAAGCGAGGTTAGCGCTGTGCTAGGAaaaggtgacagtgacaccaaGGCCTCTGCTGTCTGCTGACCCTCTGCTGTGGAACAGAGAAGTTTGTCAGAGATCCCACAGTGAGAGGACAAACAGGGGGGAAGGACAGAAATGGAACTTCTTTATCCCCTTAATTCCAAATCCAGCACAGGTTCACACCTGGGAACGGGATTCAAACAGCTCCTCTGTCCTCCTGGTTTTTGAGGCAGGGACCTGTTCTAGGGGACTTTTTCTTTACCCTACTGTCTCTCCAGTCCTGTGCTGTTGTTCTCTAGGGGTCAGCATGACCAATCCCTCTATCCTTGAGCATCTTTTAAACGTTTTTAGAGGATTTGGGTTTGTTAAAAGTATCACCCAAGACCTGATTCTGTAAGAAATTTAAATAAGTCTTTGGGTTATTGAGAAAGAGTCAAAAGTGGTgctgaaaaaatacaaatgaggAAAATGTGAAAGAAGACTCTCTAGCTCCCCTGGCCCAATGAAGCAGAGAGAAGTGATATTTAAAAAGACTGTGGATGGCAAAGGTAAAGCACATATTGTGAGTCCCCTTAGCAGTAGTGTGGGATTCTGCTGGAGGGAAAGGTGAAATGGGCAGCAAGACTACTACAGCTAACGGGCCTGGGGTGTGCCTTCCTGAGCTATTTATGAACACATCACCACCACGAAATACAACAGTTGTCATAGAAATGGGGAGCTACTCAGCCCCCCACTACAGCAAAAAGGAGCAGCTACCCTGAAGGGAACCTGCAGCAAGCAAAGATCCCCCCAGATCCACAGCTGCTAGACAGCGTGACAGCatacaggaggaggaaaaccaAAAGGCTCTTACACTGCCTGTTCATAAACACAGATCCTGTGAGGGTTTGTCAGGGTataaacaggaagaaaacagagaaatgtAGCCACATCAGGATGGACTCTccaattttaaaatgtctcaTAGTCAATATTTTGACAATTTCTGTTAAAGTTTCTATCCAAGCCACAAAGGACTGATGAgctaattacagaaaaaaataaaggtactGAAGCAAATCCATCATCATGTCCCTTCTCCCCACAGTGAAGAAGCATCCAAAGCAGACGCTATCAGCAAGAAACATTCATCCACCAGCAAAGCAGCCCATTCTTATACTGTTTTGGGGAAAtttcagcaatttttaaaagctcttcAGAACATATAGAATTATCAGAGCTCTTCTCCAGCTACAGCACTAAACAGGCCCTAAAAAAAGACACAATACATGGCTCTCTCAAGACCTTTGCAGTACCCTGACCAGCTGGAGAATTcaaagccctgagcagcctgatg contains the following coding sequences:
- the LOC136560067 gene encoding uncharacterized protein isoform X1, with protein sequence MEGTRRALLRLAAACCLLCALPAEGQQTAEALVSLSPFPSTALTSLRPREASDVPPVTAAIPQTGLEKNLTAATLSAMGAHSTEVEDAFIPTTPMAGSKAERLQASTTASPADITVTHPEHDNMSLSVNSSTEITSPTLTASTLEENQPSHEATEPFSTTEERDDASSATPTPPLNTGPATTNSSQSGLFDGQTLRPTAARSETKAGTSPVGTTEESTVEPRTSSAPISIVRSTSFATASSTVTVTVTPLMTSSTSASTAAIPTSTPTLAQSLEPRHEKTSVLDVGDDNSELPSLAGKARADPLVITVISVFIVMVAILALVGFLRYRQHNNRTEFRRLQDLPMDDMMEDTPLSLYSY
- the LOC136560067 gene encoding uncharacterized protein isoform X2 — its product is MEGTRRALLRLAAACCLLCALPAEGQQTAEALVSLSPFPSTALTSLRPREASDVPPVTAAIPQTGLEKNLTAATLSAMGAHSTEVEDAFIPTTPMAGSKAERLQASTTASPADITVTHPEHDNMSLSVNSSTEITSPTLTASTLEENQPSHEATEPFSTTEERDDASSATPTPPLNTGPATTNSSQSGLFDGQTLRPTAARSETKAGTSPVGTTEESTVEPRTSSAPISIVRSTSFATASSTVTVTVTPLMTSSTSASTAAIPTSTPTLAQSLEPRHEKTSVLDVGDDNSELPSLAGKARADPLVITVISVFIVMVAILALVGFLRYRQHNNRTEFRRLQDLPMVPLLPSKV